The Pseudomonadota bacterium DNA window ACGGCTTGGCAGGGAAGCCGTTCGGACACCGTTCGCCACGGCTGCGCGTTGTGCGCGACGCCAGCGGCTTCGCAGGGCGAGCACTTCTCCTCAGACGCGCGGTCCCCTCTTCATTGCCGCCGCACCTTCCTCTCCGCGACCAGGGCGGCCCGGATCAAGGCGCTGCGATCTCGACCCGCATGACGTCACCCTCGGTCAGCTTGTCGAGAACGTCGAGACCTTCGATGACCTGACCAAAGATGGTGTAGCGACCATCCAGGCGCGGCTGCGGGGAATGGGTGATG harbors:
- a CDS encoding peptidylprolyl isomerase, with the protein product GPGYTIRCEYNPLRYVRGAVGMALAGKDTGGSQFFITHSPQPRLDGRYTIFGQVIEGLDVLDKLTEGDVMRVEIAAP